The genomic segment TTTGTCGCCATCGCGCAATTCAACTGCTTCGTGAACACCTGTTGAAGCACCTGAAGGAACAGCTGCACGACCAACAAAACCATTTTGTGTAGTAACGTCTACTTCGATTGTAGGGTTACCGCGCGAATCCAAAATCTGGCGCGCATGAACATCGATAATTAAACTCATCTTTTTATTAGACTATAATTTATTTGCTTTACTTAGTGTAAATAAGACACACTCTTATCTACAGTCATATTTCACAACCAAATATAACAAAAAATGTATTTATTCCGCTATTTAATATGAATAAAATATGACAAATTTGAATAATTTGTTTACCCGGAAAACACAAAAAAACCCTCCGTTAAAAGGAGGGTTTGGATATCGTATGTTGTATTAATTTTTGATCATTGCAACGAAATCATCAAACAGATAGCGTGAATCATGTGGACCCGGAGAGGACTCGGGGTGGTACTGCACCGAAAATGCTTTTTGTCCTTTGATCCGAATCCCTTCGATCGACTGATCGTTCAGGTTGATATGAGTGACCTCCACATTTTCCGACTTCTGAATATCTTCTGCCACCACACCGAAACCATGATTTTGCGAAGTGATCTCGCAACGGTTGGCGATTATATTCTTAACCGGATGATTGATACCACGGTGTCCATTGTACAACTTGCTGGTACGGATGCCATTGGCCAAAGCTAAAATCTGATGCCCAAGACAGATCCCGAACATAGGTTTATTCGCTTTCAGAATCGATTTTACAGTTTCGACAGCATAGTCCATCGGCGCAGGGTCACCAGGGCCGTTGGAGATAAAATAACCATCAGGATTCCACTTTTCCATTTCTTCGAATGTGGTTTTCGCAGGAAATACCTTCGTATACACATCGCGCGCTTCAAAATTGCGTAAAATATTTTTCTTAATCCCAAGGTCCAATACAGCTACCCGCAAAGAAGCATTCTCGTTTCCGAAAAAATAAGGCTCCGGAGTAGTGACTTTTGACGACAGTTCCAAGCCGTCCATTGACGGAACTTTTGCCAGTTGATTTTTTAACTCTTCGACATCAAGTGTTTCAGAGGAGATGATCGCATTCATCGCTCCCTTATCGCGGATGTGCCGCACAAGTGAACGTGTATCCACATCAGAAATACCGACTAAATTTTCCTCTTCAAAGTAGCTCTGAATAGACTCATCGGCCATTTTTCGGCTATAATTGATATTGTAGTTTTTGCAGACTAATCCGGCAATCTGGATTTGAGTCGATTCGGTATCCTCCTCATCAATACCATAGTTACCAATATGCGCATTGGTCGTTACCATGATCTGTCCAAAGTAAGATGGATCCGTAAATATCTCCTGATAACCGGTGGTCCCTGTATTAAAACAGATTTCTCCGGTAGTCGTACCTATTTTACCAGCGGCTTTACCGTGATAAACTGTACCATCTTCTAAAACTAAAATTGCAGGCAATTTGCTGTAGTTGGTCATTATCGATGTAATATTATAAAATGTGTATCTCTTCTGTCCTGAATCTTAAAGCGTCCTCATGGGATATAAAAAAAGCCCTCAAATGGGCTAACATATCAATTAACAATACCTTATCACGATTGACAAACCGTTTCCTAAGGCACCTACCAATAAAGACTCTACTTTAATTTTCACGGGAGACAAAGTTACGACATATCCCTTAAAAGTGAAAACATTTTTTAAAAATTTTAAAACAGATCTCCCTCTCCTTATGTATATCGCTTAAAATCTCTCACGACCAACAAGATTGTTGCTGGCACCAACAGAAATATCAGGGGATTCGCTGCCCATGCCTGTGCCCACTTTAGCTGAATCATTGCAATAAAAGCTGTTGTCAGACCACATCCTGGGCAGCTGTAGCCACTCAGCATCTTCCAGATACAAGGAATAAGGATATGGATGTCAAAGGACATATGAAGCACAACCGAAACCACAAAATATGCCGCCAAACCGCCATAAATCCAATGCTGACGTAAATATTTTAGGAGTTGACCAATCATTTAATTGTTATTTAGCGGACTTTTGATATACTGCCCATCGCGATCTCTGTATTTACCAACAATGATCATAATCAAATCGACAATGTACCAGATTCCACAACCACCCAATGTCACCAGTTGTAGGATCGCTGTGCCTATCTGCCCCAAATAGAAACGATGCGCACCAAATGCACCCAGAAAAAAACAAAACAGTAATGATGGCAACCAGCGGTCATCCTGGAGATCGTTGCTCCTTTGCTGGAAAGGCTGATTGGCATAAAAAACAGGCTGTCTAACACCACATAAGGGGCACACCTCGGCCCTGACATTGATAGCCTGACCACATTCGACACAGTATTTTTCGTCTGCTGCTTTCATTTTTTAGATTTGATTAGTTCTTAGTTTGCGAATGAAATTACAAAAAAGAAATCAATATTCCGATATCATAGACGGTATTTTAAGATCGTACGGCTTTCCCTGTGACGTTGTCACAACCGGCACATCACTGTGAGCACTACAAAGTTGGCAACAAACAAAAAGACGCTCTACTTAGAGCGTCTTAGATCGTATAGTTAAATCCCTTTTTTCTGAAACTGTCTGCTTTGTACCCTAGAAGAAGCGTCGATATTTTCATCGCTATCAGCGCTATTTCTCAAATCACAACGTTCTGTTTTGGAGTCAGTCTAGATTTACTTCAGGAGTTGATGGCCTTCCAGATCATATCTTTCAGCGGTAGGATATTTTTGCCTGCCACAGAAGAGATAAAGATGTGCGGTATGCCATTGGGCAACTGTTGCTCCATCTCTTTTTCCAGCTCATCGTCGAGCATATCGGACTTGGTGATAGCCAATAACTTGGGTTTATCTGCCAGCTGAGAATTATAGGCTGTCAGCTCGTTGAGCAAAATATCATATTCTTCGGCTATGGTACGATCGGTGTCTGCCGGAACCATAAACAGCAATACAGAGTTCCGTTCGATATGCCGTAAAAATCGGTAACCCAGTCCCCTGCCTTCCGAAGCCCCTTCGATGATTCCGGGGATATCCGCCATTACAAAAGAACGGTTATCACGATAACTCACCATACCAAGATTGGGAACTAAAGTAGTGAAAGGATAATTTGCAATTTCGGGTTTGGCTGCCGATACAACAGACAATAAGGTAGATTTGCCTGCATTGGGGAAGCCCACCAGTCCGACATCTGCGAGCACCTTAAGCTCCAGGATAATCCACTGTTCTTTTCCCGGAAGTCCGGGCTGTGCAAAACGTGGAGTTTGCTGTGTGGCCGATTTAAAATGCCAGTTGCCCAGTCCTCCTTTTCCACCCGGCACCAGAATTTTGGTCTCGCCATCCTCGGTGATATCAAATAACACCTCGCCTGTTTCCGCATCTTTGGCAATGGTACCCAAAGGAACTTCCAGAATCTCATCCTGCCCTGTGGCGCCAGTGCGTAGTGCACTTCCTCCCGACTCACCATTGGATGCAATGATGTGCTTACGATATTTGAGGTGAAGCAAGGTCCAAAGATTACTGGTCCCTTTTAGGATAATATGTCCGCCACGACCGCCGTCACCGCCATCTGGACCACCTTTAGCTGTGTGCTTGTCACGATGCAAATGAGCCGAACCTGCCCCACCATGTCCCGAACGACAACACACTTTCACATAATCAACGAAATTCGATCCTTGCGCCATTACACTATCTACAGTCTAAAAAATATGATTTCCAATTAATAATTATCGATGATATCGGTCAGGTTTTTGAAGATCGTATCGATATCTCCAATACCATTGACTTTGGATAATTTACCCTGTGCTTCGTAATAGGGTAACACATGGATCGTCTTTGTAAAATACTCATCGATGCGTTTCACCAATTTATCCGCGTCGTCATCCGAACGGCCGGAGATCTCTCTGCGTTTGGCGATACGTGCTTTCAATTCGTCTTCATTTACATCCAGCGCAATTACGACTGAAATTGACGTATTGATACCTTCCAAAAA from the Sphingobacterium thalpophilum genome contains:
- the carA gene encoding glutamine-hydrolyzing carbamoyl-phosphate synthase small subunit, which codes for MTNYSKLPAILVLEDGTVYHGKAAGKIGTTTGEICFNTGTTGYQEIFTDPSYFGQIMVTTNAHIGNYGIDEEDTESTQIQIAGLVCKNYNINYSRKMADESIQSYFEEENLVGISDVDTRSLVRHIRDKGAMNAIISSETLDVEELKNQLAKVPSMDGLELSSKVTTPEPYFFGNENASLRVAVLDLGIKKNILRNFEARDVYTKVFPAKTTFEEMEKWNPDGYFISNGPGDPAPMDYAVETVKSILKANKPMFGICLGHQILALANGIRTSKLYNGHRGINHPVKNIIANRCEITSQNHGFGVVAEDIQKSENVEVTHINLNDQSIEGIRIKGQKAFSVQYHPESSPGPHDSRYLFDDFVAMIKN
- a CDS encoding DUF2752 domain-containing protein; the protein is MIGQLLKYLRQHWIYGGLAAYFVVSVVLHMSFDIHILIPCIWKMLSGYSCPGCGLTTAFIAMIQLKWAQAWAANPLIFLLVPATILLVVRDFKRYT
- a CDS encoding TM2 domain-containing protein produces the protein MKAADEKYCVECGQAINVRAEVCPLCGVRQPVFYANQPFQQRSNDLQDDRWLPSLLFCFFLGAFGAHRFYLGQIGTAILQLVTLGGCGIWYIVDLIMIIVGKYRDRDGQYIKSPLNNN
- the obgE gene encoding GTPase ObgE; this translates as MAQGSNFVDYVKVCCRSGHGGAGSAHLHRDKHTAKGGPDGGDGGRGGHIILKGTSNLWTLLHLKYRKHIIASNGESGGSALRTGATGQDEILEVPLGTIAKDAETGEVLFDITEDGETKILVPGGKGGLGNWHFKSATQQTPRFAQPGLPGKEQWIILELKVLADVGLVGFPNAGKSTLLSVVSAAKPEIANYPFTTLVPNLGMVSYRDNRSFVMADIPGIIEGASEGRGLGYRFLRHIERNSVLLFMVPADTDRTIAEEYDILLNELTAYNSQLADKPKLLAITKSDMLDDELEKEMEQQLPNGIPHIFISSVAGKNILPLKDMIWKAINS